GTCGATTGTTAGTCATATCTCATCAATGTGGTATGATGGCAGGGAAAGAGATGTTTGAACGTTCTATGGTAACATCGAACTGACCGACATTCTATCGATCTAAGTCTGGTGGTGATGGCGAAGAGGTCACACCCGTTCCCATCCCGAACACGGTCGTTAAGCTCTTCAGCGCCGATGGTAATTGGGGCTTTGCCCCTGTGAGAGTAGGACGCCGCCGGGCTAAAGAAGAGGAAGGTTGATATTCAGCCTTCCTCTTTTTTATGTGATATATTATTTTATATAGGAGTTTGTGTAGGTACTTGAGACAAACATTAGCCTCCATTAGAATAGGACTATAGATATCTTAAAATAAGGCTCTTTTCTATAAGATTGTTGTTTTTTTTAATAGGATTATGCAAGCTAAAGTGTCGAAAAGTTGATTGGAGCGAAAGGTGCGAGACTCCAGCGGGATGAGCGGGACAGGTGAGACCCCACAGGCGCGGAGCGCCGAGGAGGCTCACCGCCCGCCTCGCGGAAAGCGAGCATCCTGGAGTGGCAATCAACCCTTCCCTTCAAAATAGCAACACAGTTTACGAAAACCGCCTAAAATAAAGAAATTAAAACGGGGTTAAGCTATGTACGAAATCATATCAGATTCAAACGAGAAAACAATGGACATTGCCCAATCGATTGCTCATCATCTCAGGCCGGGAGATATATTAACTTTGACGGGAGATCTAGGAGCTGGGAAAACGACATTTGCCAAGGGGTTAGGGTCGGCCTTGGATATTGATGAAACAATGAATAGTCCAACATTTACTATCGTCAAAGAATATAATGGGCGCATACCCTTGTATCACATGGATGTCTACCGTGTGGAACATGGAGATGATTTGGATATCATTGATGAGTATTTTGAAAGTGATGGCATTGTCGTCATTGAATGGCCGGATCATATTCAGTCGATCCTCCCATCTGAACGTTTAGACATTAGCATTCGCTACATTGATGAAAGGACTCGGCTTATCACTTTAGATCCAAATGGCCTTCGTTATGACGAGATTTGTAAGGAGATCAAATCATGAAAACTTTATCAATTGACTCATCTAATTTGGTTATGGGAGTGGCTATCAATGACGATGACCGGGTTCTCGGTGAAATCATCACGAATGTCAAAAAGAATCACTCCATAAGGCTTATGCCGGCGATTCAACAATTGATGGATGACGTTGGGGTATCTTCTTTGGACCTTGACCGAATTGCTGTTGCTCAAGGTCCTGGTTCATACACAGGTGTTCGAATCGGCGTCTCCATAGCAAAATCTTTGGCATGGTCTTTGAATATAGATTTAGTTGGTGTCTCTAGTTTAGAAATATTGGCGCAAAATGGCCGGTATTTTGACGGATATATTGTCCCATTTTTTGATGCTAGACGTGGTCAAGTATATACAGGGATGTATCAATTCAAAGATGGACAGGTTATACCTGTGCTAGATGATCGGATTGTTTTGATGGAACAATGGCTTGAACAAATAAAAGAGCATCGAGAACATGTTTTATTTCTGAGCAACGATATGGAAAAGCATGGATCGGCGATCACAGCGGCTTTGGGTGAACAGACTGAATATGCGGACATAAGTATCAACAACCCGCGTCCAGCTGAGTTAGGACGGTTAGGGATGCTGAAGTCACCCGTCAACGATATTCACACTTTTGCACCGGCTTATATTCAAATGGCTGAAGCAGAAGCTAAATGGTTAGAGGCCCAAAGGATATCGGAACATGAATAGAAAGATTTCGTACCGTGTGATGACTTCAGAAGATATTCATCAAGTTCATCATGTTGAAGAAGAAACTTTTCAACATCCATGGACGCTGGCAGCATTTGAAAATGAGATGATCAATAATCGATTCGCTACCTATCTTGTTGCTGAGGATAAGGAACGGATCATTGGGTATTGCGGTACTTGGGTGATTCTTGATGACTCTCATATTACAAACATAGCGTTATTGGATGAGTACCGTGGGCAAAGAATTGGCGAGACCTTACTTCGAAAGGCTATGAAGTTAGCCAAGATGAAAAAGGCCAAGACCATGAGTTTAGAAGTTCGTGTATCAAATGAAAAGGCGAAGCATTTATATCGAAAATTAGGATTTCAAAAAGGCGGTATTCGAAAACATTATTATTCGGATAATCATGAAGACGCCTTAGTCATGTGGGTGAATTTATAGTGGAGATTAATCAAGAAACGTTAATACTAGGGATTGAAACGAGCTGTGATGAAACGGCTGCATCAGTCATAAAAAATGGGACAAGTATTGAATCCAATGTTGTTGCCTCTCAAATTAATAGCCATAAGCGCTTCGGGGGCGTGGTACCCGAAGTTGCCTCACGTCATCATGTTGAACAAATAACGATGGTAGTTGAAAAGGCTATGAAGGAAGCAGATATCGATTTTACGGATCTTGACGGCATTGCTGTTACTCAGGGTCCAGGTTTGGTCGGAGCCCTGCTAGTGGGTGTCAATGCTGCCAAAGCGCTATCTTTTGCTCATGGACTGCCGCTTATTCCCGTCCATCATATTACTGGGCATATCTATGCCAATCGATTAGTAGATAAAATGACTTTTCCATTAATTGCTCTCGTGGTTTCAGGCGGACATACGGAACTCATTTATATGCAGGAGCATGGTCATTACCAAATTATTGGGAAGACGCGGGATGATGCAGCTGGGGAATCCTATGATAAAGTAGCTCGTACGCTTGGGCTTTCTTATCCTGGCGGCCCTGCCATTGATCAAATGGCACAGAAGAGTCAGCAACCTGTAGATTTTCCAAAGCCGATGTTGCATGATGAGTCATTTGATTTTAGCTTTAGCGGCGT
This genomic interval from Tuberibacillus sp. Marseille-P3662 contains the following:
- the rimI gene encoding ribosomal protein S18-alanine N-acetyltransferase, translated to MNRKISYRVMTSEDIHQVHHVEEETFQHPWTLAAFENEMINNRFATYLVAEDKERIIGYCGTWVILDDSHITNIALLDEYRGQRIGETLLRKAMKLAKMKKAKTMSLEVRVSNEKAKHLYRKLGFQKGGIRKHYYSDNHEDALVMWVNL
- the tsaB gene encoding tRNA (adenosine(37)-N6)-threonylcarbamoyltransferase complex dimerization subunit type 1 TsaB, which codes for MKTLSIDSSNLVMGVAINDDDRVLGEIITNVKKNHSIRLMPAIQQLMDDVGVSSLDLDRIAVAQGPGSYTGVRIGVSIAKSLAWSLNIDLVGVSSLEILAQNGRYFDGYIVPFFDARRGQVYTGMYQFKDGQVIPVLDDRIVLMEQWLEQIKEHREHVLFLSNDMEKHGSAITAALGEQTEYADISINNPRPAELGRLGMLKSPVNDIHTFAPAYIQMAEAEAKWLEAQRISEHE
- the tsaD gene encoding tRNA (adenosine(37)-N6)-threonylcarbamoyltransferase complex transferase subunit TsaD; protein product: MNQETLILGIETSCDETAASVIKNGTSIESNVVASQINSHKRFGGVVPEVASRHHVEQITMVVEKAMKEADIDFTDLDGIAVTQGPGLVGALLVGVNAAKALSFAHGLPLIPVHHITGHIYANRLVDKMTFPLIALVVSGGHTELIYMQEHGHYQIIGKTRDDAAGESYDKVARTLGLSYPGGPAIDQMAQKSQQPVDFPKPMLHDESFDFSFSGVKSSVINQVHNAEQRGKDLSTEDIAGGFQQSVIDVLVSKTIRAAKSFQAKQIIVAGGVAANEGLRQSLLSTCELENIQCSIPPIHLCTDNAAMIGAAGTIGYLKGHRADMALNAQPGLSIERF
- the tsaE gene encoding tRNA (adenosine(37)-N6)-threonylcarbamoyltransferase complex ATPase subunit type 1 TsaE; its protein translation is MYEIISDSNEKTMDIAQSIAHHLRPGDILTLTGDLGAGKTTFAKGLGSALDIDETMNSPTFTIVKEYNGRIPLYHMDVYRVEHGDDLDIIDEYFESDGIVVIEWPDHIQSILPSERLDISIRYIDERTRLITLDPNGLRYDEICKEIKS